A genomic region of Pseudopipra pipra isolate bDixPip1 chromosome W, bDixPip1.hap1, whole genome shotgun sequence contains the following coding sequences:
- the LOC135406275 gene encoding ankyrin repeat domain-containing protein 26-like, translating into MECALSKFAADTKLRGVFDTADAIQRAQDKLEKLEKLLRIERRKLWVNEEKDSQSQLEEMKKRYSEKVKEVDRFQREVAELSQQLDREREQCTQLEAKNQALQEELSALRGECENLAMDKCQLQEELAKLHHHLETNMVDRSQLEQCKREVEEQADQEIRQKLQEVNEFLQAQAAYQDTLEEIRTSHVDSLKKQLEDRIRDLERALGRTKNNQAERPFQKESTQAEVDKYKELYLVEAKTRKSLAKKLERATERLAEANTKLFLERHRSRSAVTSSAVSGLLAASPLLDSPGLGHLGISLGLSRSLGLRTPPRHLW; encoded by the exons ATGGAATGcgccctcagcaaatttgcagctgacaccaagctgaggggTGTGTTTGACACAGctgatgccatccagagggcccaggacaagctggagaa actggaaaagcttctgaggaTAGAGAGGAGGAAACTCTGGGTTAATGAAGAGAAAGACAGTCAgtcccagctggaagaaatgaagaagagatATTCTGAAAAGGTCAAGGAAGTTGATAGATTCCAAAGAGAG gttgctgaactttcccagcagttgGACAGGGAACGTGAACAGTGCACGCAGCTGGAGGCCAAAAACcaggctttgcaagaagagctgtctgCCCTGCGTGGGGAGTGCGAGAACCTGGCCATGgacaaatgccagctgcaagaagagctggcaaaactcCACCATCATTTGGAGACCAACATGGTGGATCGCAGCCAACTCGAACAGTGTAAAAGAGAGGTGGAAGAACAAGCAGACcaggaaataagacaaaaactccaagaagtcaatgagtttttgcaa gcacaggcagcctaCCAGGACACATTAGAAGAAATCAGAACCAGTCATGTGGACTCACTGAAAAAACAGTTAGAAGACAGAATTAGAGATCTGGAACGTGCACTGGGAAggacaaaaaacaaccaagcagaaagaccttttcaaaaggaatccacccaggcagaagtggacaagtacaaagagctgtatctggtggaagccaaaaccagaaaaagcctcgccaagaaactggaaag AGCTACTGAGAGACTTGCAGAGGCCAACACCAAGCTCTTTTTGGAGCGCCACAGAAGCAGATCTGCAGTCACAAGCAGCGCTGTCAGCGGACTTCTGGCTGCAAGTCCACTTCTGGATtcacctggcctgggacatCTTGGCATCAGTTTGGGACTGAGCAGAAGTCTGGGTCTCAGAACACCACCCAGACACCTGTGGTAA